In Deltaproteobacteria bacterium, one genomic interval encodes:
- a CDS encoding 4a-hydroxytetrahydrobiopterin dehydratase yields MARALLADADVRAGLAQLPGWELRDGRLRREYAFADFSEAFAFMTRVALVAEKQDHHPDWSNVWNRVAIALFTHDAGGITARDLALAREIARIAAAFAQR; encoded by the coding sequence GTGGCGCGCGCGCTGCTCGCGGACGCGGACGTGCGCGCGGGCCTCGCGCAGCTACCGGGCTGGGAGCTGCGCGACGGGCGGCTGCGGCGCGAGTACGCGTTCGCGGATTTCAGCGAGGCGTTCGCGTTCATGACGCGCGTCGCGCTCGTGGCCGAGAAGCAGGATCACCACCCCGACTGGTCGAACGTGTGGAACCGCGTCGCGATCGCGCTCTTTACGCACGACGCGGGAGGCATCACTGCGCGCGACCTCGCGCTCGCGCGCGAAATCGCACGCATCGCGGCGGCGTTCGCGCAGCGCTGA
- a CDS encoding succinylglutamate desuccinylase/aspartoacylase family protein, which yields MSARPRGCTRVVIGFALTAALGCASRDAQPAPPPPADGRASLEALHEKYAALEAHGWLREPIYAYVDGDAIRAWRTRASGPALWILAGIHGEEPAGPNAVAASLASLVGLAESGVPIVVVPLCNPRGYRNGWRYPNTPERDWRKGGYSVGDAEYLLEDLADSSRPRAAAAPGPETLALTQFVLRTAEAYPPQLVLDLHEDELSTEGGYIYSQGVAADDNPVGAEIIRLLKSAGIPLRLSGETRFGEPIARGAISRDAEGNPIRDGSIDELFAAREIFREGRKVAGPSAGTVIVVETPAFAGSQLALRVAAHAAVLRAVAALWRINASVGAQGAR from the coding sequence GTGAGCGCGCGCCCTCGGGGCTGCACGCGAGTCGTCATCGGTTTCGCGCTGACTGCGGCGCTCGGCTGCGCTTCACGCGACGCGCAGCCTGCGCCTCCGCCGCCCGCGGATGGCCGCGCTTCGCTCGAGGCGCTGCACGAGAAGTACGCGGCGCTCGAGGCGCACGGCTGGCTGCGCGAGCCGATCTACGCGTACGTCGACGGCGACGCGATTCGTGCGTGGCGCACTCGCGCGAGTGGGCCCGCGCTGTGGATTCTCGCGGGCATTCACGGCGAAGAGCCCGCCGGTCCGAACGCGGTGGCGGCATCGCTCGCCAGCTTGGTCGGGCTCGCGGAGAGCGGCGTGCCGATCGTCGTCGTGCCGCTCTGCAATCCGCGCGGCTACCGAAATGGCTGGCGCTACCCGAACACACCGGAGCGCGACTGGCGCAAGGGCGGCTACAGCGTCGGCGACGCGGAGTACCTGCTCGAAGATCTCGCGGACTCATCGCGGCCCCGCGCTGCAGCCGCGCCGGGGCCGGAGACGCTCGCACTGACTCAGTTCGTGCTGCGCACCGCGGAGGCGTACCCGCCGCAGCTCGTGCTCGATCTGCACGAGGACGAGCTCTCGACCGAGGGCGGCTACATCTACTCGCAGGGCGTAGCGGCCGACGACAACCCAGTGGGCGCCGAGATCATCCGCTTGCTGAAGAGCGCCGGCATCCCGCTGCGCCTCTCCGGCGAGACGCGCTTCGGCGAGCCGATCGCGCGCGGCGCGATCAGCCGCGACGCGGAGGGCAACCCGATTCGCGATGGCTCGATCGACGAGCTGTTCGCCGCGCGCGAGATCTTCCGCGAGGGCCGCAAAGTCGCGGGCCCGAGCGCGGGCACCGTGATCGTGGTCGAGACGCCCGCGTTCGCGGGCTCGCAGCTCGCGCTGCGCGTCGCCGCGCACGCCGCAGTGCTGCGCGCGGTCGCGGCGCTGTGGCGGATCAACGCAAGCGTCGGGGCGCAAGGCGCGCGGTGA
- a CDS encoding DHH family phosphoesterase, with protein MGRRFIVCDGAHLAKEWAQILPGTSAELAFVPREDELRARPPGFRSLGHPFTPEGLERLGANDEDEFAVIADDPVWLRNAVAVIGTALPTVPILVCSDFLAADELPMHLCIRLTGLREGIRHDFDREFRHLANLHRVAQIQRLFIQREKVAILLQPDPDPDGIACGFALRALLGRKSPTAPLVSFGEAKRPENVAMIQALGLEVRTIDLDQLEEFDGIALVDVQPNVFGDPIPARLQNVDLVIDHHPERSGWSASIRDVRTSYGATSTILTEYLTAAGLEIRPRLATGLLYGIKSDTQLLGRDTETQDIEAFAAVHAFHSPALLRRIERPALPLPGLRALGRALATTRVEEGIHLLVLGRVREDVIPQVADLGLQAEGAEWSIAAGIVGGDLVFSVRNVGYVRAAGEVVRGVVEGLGIGGGHRSMAKGIIPVKAFRAKYKRADNATVRRALFDAFVRAIHES; from the coding sequence TTGGGCAGGCGATTCATCGTGTGCGACGGCGCTCACCTCGCGAAGGAGTGGGCGCAGATTCTGCCGGGCACGAGTGCCGAGCTCGCCTTCGTGCCGCGCGAGGACGAGCTGCGCGCGCGGCCGCCGGGCTTCCGCTCCCTCGGCCACCCGTTCACGCCTGAAGGCCTGGAGCGACTCGGCGCCAACGACGAGGACGAGTTCGCCGTCATCGCCGACGACCCCGTCTGGCTGCGCAACGCGGTCGCCGTGATCGGCACCGCGCTGCCGACCGTGCCGATCCTCGTGTGCTCGGATTTCCTCGCGGCCGACGAGCTGCCGATGCACCTCTGCATTCGCCTCACCGGCCTGCGCGAGGGCATTCGCCACGACTTCGATCGCGAGTTCCGCCACCTCGCGAACCTGCACCGCGTCGCGCAGATCCAGCGGCTCTTCATCCAGCGCGAGAAAGTCGCGATCCTGCTGCAGCCCGATCCCGACCCGGACGGCATCGCTTGCGGCTTCGCGCTGCGCGCGTTGTTAGGGAGAAAGTCGCCGACCGCGCCGCTCGTGTCGTTCGGCGAGGCGAAGCGGCCTGAGAACGTCGCGATGATCCAGGCGCTCGGGCTCGAGGTGCGCACGATCGATCTCGACCAGCTCGAGGAGTTCGACGGCATCGCGCTCGTCGACGTGCAGCCCAACGTTTTCGGCGACCCGATTCCCGCGCGCCTGCAGAACGTCGACCTCGTGATCGACCACCACCCCGAGCGCAGCGGCTGGAGCGCTTCGATTCGCGACGTGCGCACCAGCTACGGCGCGACCTCGACGATCCTCACCGAGTACCTCACGGCGGCCGGCCTCGAGATTCGCCCGCGCCTCGCGACGGGCCTGCTCTACGGCATCAAGAGCGACACTCAGCTGTTGGGGCGCGACACCGAGACGCAGGACATCGAGGCGTTCGCGGCGGTGCACGCCTTCCACAGCCCCGCCTTGTTGCGGCGGATCGAGCGCCCCGCACTGCCGCTGCCGGGCCTGCGCGCACTCGGCCGCGCGCTCGCGACGACGCGCGTCGAGGAGGGCATCCACCTGCTCGTGCTCGGCCGCGTGCGCGAGGACGTGATCCCGCAGGTGGCGGACCTCGGGCTCCAGGCCGAAGGCGCCGAGTGGTCGATCGCGGCGGGCATCGTCGGCGGCGACCTCGTGTTCTCGGTGCGCAACGTCGGCTACGTGCGCGCTGCGGGCGAGGTCGTGCGCGGCGTCGTCGAGGGCCTCGGCATCGGCGGCGGCCATCGCTCGATGGCGAAGGGCATCATCCCGGTGAAGGCGTTCCGCGCGAAGTACAAGCGCGCCGACAACGCCACCGTGCGCCGCGCGCTCTTCGACGCGTTCGTGCGCGCGATCCACGAGAGCTGA